From the genome of Bradyrhizobium elkanii USDA 76, one region includes:
- a CDS encoding MarR family transcriptional regulator — MQELEEAMRRSSAQGVMYGQAVANMAGISNSDMECMDILHLEGRVTAGRLAEVTGLTTGAITGVVDRLEKAGYVRRERDESDRRKVFISVVEEKAAEIGKFYVPMQEAMLKLWSSYTDDELRLLLRFANDGYKGVLQATGALKAVIDMPPEQRASLKMPPKARR; from the coding sequence ATGCAGGAACTCGAGGAGGCGATGCGCCGGTCGTCGGCGCAGGGCGTGATGTACGGCCAAGCCGTTGCGAACATGGCCGGAATCTCCAACTCCGACATGGAATGCATGGACATCCTGCATCTGGAGGGGCGCGTCACCGCCGGCCGTCTCGCCGAAGTCACCGGCCTGACCACCGGCGCGATCACCGGCGTGGTCGATCGTCTGGAGAAGGCGGGTTACGTGCGCCGCGAGCGGGACGAGAGCGACCGCCGCAAGGTCTTCATCTCGGTGGTGGAGGAAAAAGCGGCGGAGATCGGCAAGTTCTACGTGCCGATGCAGGAGGCGATGCTCAAGCTGTGGAGCAGCTACACCGACGACGAATTGCGCTTGCTGCTGCGCTTCGCCAATGACGGCTACAAGGGCGTGCTGCAAGCAACCGGAGCATTGAAGGCGGTGATCGACATGCCGCCGGAGCAGCGCGCCAGTCTCAAGATGCCGCCGAAGGCTCGTCGATAA
- a CDS encoding undecaprenyl-phosphate glucose phosphotransferase: MEPFNARSMLDAAASATAAQPQIERRRRLSPAALAVTNQKVRSAYSPVVIAGVVRLADFVLLSLVGVGLYLAYVRPLAGGIIHWGYIASILGMSAAAVVCFQAADIYQVQIFRGQLRQMTRMISSWAFVFLLFIGISFLVKLGGEVSRVWLSSFFCVGLAVLIAERLLLRSMVRAWAHDGRLDRRTIIVGADHNGEQLIEALNAEDDSDIHVLGVFDDRNDDRATNTCAGSPKLGKIDDIVEFARRTRVDLVLFALPISAETRILEMLKKLWVLPVDIRLSAHTNKLRFHPRSYSYIGKVPTLDMFEAPITDWDLVLKWLFDRVVGGLALVAALPVLGLVALAVKLDSPGPVLFRQKRFGFNNERIDVYKFRSLYHHQADPTASKVVTKNDPRVTRVGRFIRKTSLDELPQLFNVVLKGNLSLVGPRPHAVQSKLENRLFDEAVDGYFARHRVKPGITGWAQINGWRGEVDTDEKIQKRVEYDLYYIENWSVLFDLYILLKTPFSLLTKSENAY; encoded by the coding sequence GTGGAACCGTTTAACGCACGCTCGATGCTGGATGCGGCAGCGTCTGCGACGGCCGCTCAGCCGCAGATCGAACGGCGCCGGCGCCTCTCGCCGGCCGCGCTCGCCGTCACCAACCAGAAAGTTCGCAGCGCCTACTCGCCGGTCGTGATCGCCGGCGTGGTTCGCCTCGCCGACTTCGTGCTGCTCAGCCTGGTCGGCGTCGGGCTCTATCTCGCTTATGTCAGGCCGCTCGCCGGCGGGATCATTCACTGGGGATACATCGCATCGATCCTCGGCATGTCGGCTGCCGCCGTTGTCTGCTTCCAGGCCGCCGACATCTACCAGGTGCAGATCTTCCGCGGCCAGCTGCGCCAGATGACGCGCATGATCTCGTCATGGGCCTTCGTGTTCCTGCTGTTCATCGGCATCTCCTTCCTGGTCAAGCTCGGCGGCGAGGTCTCGCGGGTCTGGCTGTCGTCGTTCTTCTGCGTCGGCCTTGCGGTCCTGATCGCCGAACGGCTGCTGCTGCGATCGATGGTGCGCGCCTGGGCGCATGACGGCCGGCTCGACCGCCGCACCATCATCGTCGGAGCCGACCACAACGGCGAGCAGCTGATCGAGGCGCTGAACGCCGAGGATGATTCCGACATCCATGTGCTCGGCGTGTTCGACGACCGCAATGACGATCGCGCCACCAATACCTGCGCCGGCTCACCGAAACTCGGCAAGATCGATGACATCGTCGAATTCGCCCGCCGCACCCGCGTCGACCTCGTGCTGTTCGCGCTGCCGATCTCAGCGGAGACCCGCATCCTGGAAATGCTGAAGAAGCTCTGGGTGCTGCCGGTCGACATCCGCCTGTCGGCCCATACCAACAAGCTGCGCTTCCACCCCCGTTCCTATTCCTATATCGGCAAGGTGCCGACGCTGGATATGTTCGAGGCGCCGATCACCGACTGGGATCTGGTGCTGAAATGGCTGTTCGACCGCGTAGTCGGCGGCCTGGCCCTGGTTGCGGCGCTGCCGGTATTGGGACTGGTGGCGCTCGCGGTGAAACTCGACAGCCCCGGCCCGGTGCTGTTCCGCCAGAAGCGCTTCGGCTTCAACAATGAGCGGATCGACGTCTACAAATTCCGCTCGCTCTACCATCACCAGGCCGACCCTACAGCTTCCAAGGTGGTGACCAAGAACGATCCGCGCGTCACCCGCGTCGGCCGCTTCATCCGCAAGACCTCGCTCGACGAATTGCCGCAACTGTTCAACGTGGTGCTGAAGGGCAATCTGTCGCTGGTCGGCCCGCGCCCGCACGCCGTGCAGAGCAAGCTGGAAAACCGCCTGTTCGACGAGGCGGTCGACGGCTACTTCGCCCGCCACCGCGTCAAGCCCGGCATCACCGGCTGGGCGCAGATCAACGGCTGGCGCGGCGAGGTCGACACCGACGAGAAGATCCAGAAGCGCGTCGAATATGATCTCTACTACATCGAAAACTGGTCGGTGCTGTTCGACCTCTACATCCTGCTCAAGACCCCGTTCTCGCTGCTGACCAAGAGCGAGAACGCGTACTGA
- a CDS encoding O-antigen ligase family protein produces MAYAATAGTSHSPTSAPAGVLALQRALVWLAGASGAIVFIEPSPYELVTLTACVLFFGTGLRMRLVFMPLLFTLIVLNVGYSIGAVPFLDKPEVVNWVLTSWYMAVTVIFFAMVMSEDTEARLDMLRRGLIVGAMIASLAGIAGYFRLVPGGYDLLTLYDRARGTFKDPNVLGAFLILPALFTLQSVVSDRFDKAFRNAIAFGIISLAILLSFSRAAWGGLVITAAFMLALMVFTSRSQAQRSRIIVMTLIAAILAVALIAVLLSIGSVADMFKQRASFDQSYDEGRFGRFGRHILGAQMALELPFGIGPLQFHTYFPEDTHNSFLNAFMSGGWISGICYPALVFVSAIIGFRYVYLQVPWQRGYLAVFSAFLGVVGESFIIDTDHWRHFWMMLGTMWGMYAAAERYRATSARIIDEPSAAS; encoded by the coding sequence ATGGCCTATGCGGCGACAGCCGGGACGTCCCATTCGCCGACATCAGCACCAGCGGGCGTGCTGGCGCTGCAGCGGGCGCTGGTGTGGCTGGCCGGCGCGTCCGGCGCCATCGTGTTCATCGAGCCGAGCCCGTATGAGCTCGTCACGCTGACCGCCTGCGTGCTGTTCTTCGGCACCGGCCTGCGCATGCGGCTGGTGTTCATGCCGCTGCTGTTCACATTGATCGTGCTCAATGTCGGCTACAGCATCGGCGCGGTGCCGTTCCTCGACAAGCCGGAGGTGGTGAACTGGGTGCTCACCTCCTGGTACATGGCCGTCACCGTCATCTTCTTCGCGATGGTGATGTCGGAGGATACCGAAGCCCGCCTCGACATGCTGCGCCGCGGCCTGATCGTCGGCGCGATGATCGCCTCGCTCGCGGGCATCGCCGGCTACTTCCGTCTGGTGCCCGGCGGCTACGATCTGCTGACGCTGTACGATCGCGCCCGCGGCACCTTCAAGGATCCGAACGTGCTCGGCGCCTTCCTAATCCTGCCGGCGTTGTTCACGCTGCAGAGCGTCGTCTCCGACCGCTTCGACAAGGCGTTCCGCAACGCCATCGCGTTCGGCATCATCTCGCTCGCGATCCTGCTGTCGTTCTCGCGCGCCGCCTGGGGCGGCCTCGTGATCACCGCGGCTTTCATGCTGGCGCTGATGGTGTTCACCAGCCGCTCGCAGGCGCAGCGCTCGCGCATCATCGTGATGACGCTGATCGCCGCGATCCTGGCCGTGGCGCTGATCGCGGTGCTGCTCTCGATCGGCTCGGTCGCCGACATGTTCAAGCAGCGCGCGAGCTTCGACCAGAGCTATGACGAAGGCCGCTTCGGCCGGTTCGGCCGCCACATCCTCGGCGCCCAGATGGCGCTCGAACTGCCGTTCGGCATCGGACCGCTGCAATTCCACACCTACTTCCCCGAGGACACCCACAACTCGTTCCTCAACGCCTTCATGTCGGGCGGCTGGATCTCGGGGATCTGCTATCCGGCGCTGGTGTTCGTCAGCGCGATCATCGGCTTCCGCTACGTCTACCTGCAGGTGCCGTGGCAGCGCGGCTATCTCGCGGTCTTCTCGGCGTTCCTCGGCGTCGTCGGCGAGAGCTTCATCATCGACACCGACCACTGGCGGCACTTCTGGATGATGCTGGGCACGATGTGGGGCATGTATGCGGCAGCCGAGCGCTACCGCGCGACATCGGCACGGATTATCGACGAGCCTTCGGCGGCATCTTGA
- a CDS encoding DUF169 domain-containing protein: MQQQTPPEQFDLGAIVTDLNNLLRLKTTVIGIKMFACVEEMEAIPKIRRPSAVHTTDQIVSMASRLGWTVGITGDDLVGAQCRAVIGLAPQDEKWLAGENYVGVWHGTAEDARKRQEALDVVPYGQYQAMAVSPLTSGRLNPPDICLVYATPGQMIILINGLQYTGYKKFEWGVVGETACADSWGRALKTGEPSLSLPCFAERRYGGVPDEEMLMALPPAYLVKAIAGMKQLARNGLRYPIAPYGIQADVRAGMGVSYKK, translated from the coding sequence ATGCAACAGCAGACACCGCCGGAACAGTTCGACCTCGGCGCAATCGTCACTGATCTGAACAATCTGCTGCGGCTGAAGACCACGGTCATCGGCATCAAGATGTTCGCGTGCGTCGAGGAGATGGAGGCGATCCCGAAGATCCGCCGCCCGTCGGCGGTCCACACCACGGACCAGATCGTCAGCATGGCCTCGCGGCTCGGCTGGACCGTCGGCATCACCGGCGATGATCTGGTCGGCGCGCAATGCCGCGCCGTGATCGGGCTCGCGCCGCAGGATGAGAAATGGCTTGCCGGCGAGAACTATGTCGGCGTCTGGCACGGCACCGCCGAGGACGCGCGCAAGCGTCAGGAGGCGCTCGACGTGGTGCCTTACGGCCAGTACCAGGCGATGGCGGTGAGCCCGCTGACCAGCGGCCGCCTCAATCCGCCCGACATCTGTCTCGTCTATGCGACGCCGGGACAGATGATCATCCTGATCAACGGTCTCCAATACACCGGCTACAAGAAGTTCGAGTGGGGCGTGGTCGGCGAAACCGCCTGCGCGGATTCGTGGGGGCGGGCGCTGAAGACCGGCGAGCCGAGCCTGTCGCTGCCATGCTTCGCCGAGCGCCGTTATGGCGGCGTGCCCGACGAGGAGATGCTGATGGCACTGCCGCCGGCCTATCTGGTGAAGGCGATCGCCGGCATGAAGCAGCTTGCCAGGAACGGTTTGCGCTACCCGATCGCGCCCTACGGCATCCAGGCCGACGTGCGCGCCGGCATGGGCGTATCGTACAAGAAATAG
- a CDS encoding acetamidase/formamidase family protein, with translation MTHHLKSSPETCHWGFFEAKLKPVLTVASGDEITIETVSGGPDVVPDRGKFFVPPELDDIHAKCERMVPGHILTGPIAVAGAEPGDVLEVDILDVQLRQDWGYNLIKPLSGTLPDDFHETRVLNIPLDRGRMVGSMPWGLDLPLKPFFGVMGVSPPPAWGRISSLIPRAMGGNLDNKELGAGAKLYLPVFVPGALFSCGDGHGVQGDGEVCVTAIETALTGRFRLTLRKDLKLAYPRAETADHYMTMAMDPDLDQCVVRALRDMIVLLGEKRNLSREDAYTLCSLAADLRVTQTVNGSKGIHCMIAKSVVHG, from the coding sequence ATGACCCATCATCTGAAGTCGAGCCCCGAAACCTGCCATTGGGGCTTCTTTGAAGCCAAGCTGAAACCGGTTCTGACCGTCGCGAGCGGCGACGAGATCACGATCGAGACCGTCAGCGGCGGCCCGGACGTGGTGCCCGACCGCGGCAAATTCTTCGTTCCGCCGGAGCTCGACGACATCCATGCGAAGTGCGAGCGAATGGTACCCGGACACATCCTGACCGGCCCGATCGCGGTTGCCGGCGCCGAACCCGGCGACGTGCTCGAGGTCGATATTCTCGACGTTCAGCTGCGACAGGACTGGGGTTACAATCTGATCAAGCCATTGTCCGGCACCCTGCCCGACGATTTCCACGAGACACGCGTCCTCAATATCCCGCTCGATCGCGGACGCATGGTCGGCAGCATGCCCTGGGGGCTCGATCTGCCGCTCAAGCCGTTCTTCGGCGTGATGGGCGTATCGCCGCCGCCGGCCTGGGGCCGCATCTCCTCGCTGATCCCGCGCGCGATGGGTGGCAATCTCGACAACAAGGAACTCGGCGCCGGCGCCAAGCTCTATCTGCCGGTGTTCGTTCCGGGCGCGCTGTTCTCCTGCGGCGACGGCCATGGTGTGCAGGGCGACGGCGAGGTCTGCGTCACCGCGATCGAGACCGCGCTGACCGGCCGCTTCCGCCTGACCTTGCGCAAGGACCTCAAGCTGGCCTATCCGCGCGCCGAGACCGCGGACCATTACATGACCATGGCGATGGATCCCGATCTCGACCAGTGCGTGGTGCGGGCGCTGCGCGACATGATCGTGCTGCTCGGCGAGAAGCGCAATCTGTCGCGTGAGGACGCCTACACGCTGTGCAGTCTGGCCGCCGACCTGCGCGTGACGCAGACGGTCAACGGCTCCAAGGGCATCCACTGCATGATCGCCAAATCCGTGGTGCACGGGTAA
- a CDS encoding YdcF family protein: protein MFFVLSKTLGIMLLPINFLIGIGVIGTVLLLTRFARLGRGLMVAALLLLAICGFSPLGNVLISTLEQRFPPWDASRGAPDGIIVLGGSIDADLSVAHGTPVVRSAADRVIAAAALARRYPTARLVFTGGSANLISNDAREADYAAEMFEGLGIARSRLIIERRSRNTVENAEFSRALVDPKPGERWLLVTSAYHMPRSVGLFRKAGFNVEAYPVDWRVGNVFSFATLAIEGLSRTDLGTREWIGLLAYHLAGRTDDLLPGPAAR from the coding sequence TTGTTTTTTGTGCTCTCCAAGACGCTCGGCATCATGCTGCTGCCGATCAACTTCCTGATCGGCATCGGCGTGATCGGCACCGTGCTGTTGTTGACGCGGTTTGCGCGCCTCGGCCGCGGGTTGATGGTTGCCGCGCTGCTGCTGCTCGCGATCTGCGGCTTCTCGCCGCTCGGCAATGTCCTGATCTCCACATTGGAGCAGCGCTTCCCGCCATGGGACGCCTCGCGCGGCGCGCCGGACGGCATCATCGTGCTCGGCGGCTCGATCGATGCCGATCTGTCGGTTGCACATGGCACGCCGGTGGTGCGCAGCGCGGCCGACCGCGTCATCGCGGCGGCGGCGCTCGCGCGCAGATATCCGACTGCGCGCCTCGTGTTCACCGGCGGCAGCGCGAACCTGATCTCGAACGATGCGCGCGAAGCCGACTATGCCGCCGAGATGTTCGAGGGTCTCGGCATTGCCAGGTCGCGATTGATCATCGAGCGCCGCTCCCGCAACACGGTGGAGAACGCTGAGTTCTCCCGAGCGCTGGTCGATCCCAAGCCGGGCGAGCGCTGGCTGCTCGTCACCTCGGCCTACCATATGCCGCGTTCGGTCGGGCTGTTCCGCAAGGCGGGATTCAATGTCGAGGCCTATCCGGTCGACTGGCGCGTCGGCAATGTCTTCAGCTTCGCGACGCTTGCGATCGAGGGCCTGTCGCGCACCGATCTCGGCACACGGGAGTGGATCGGGCTTCTGGCCTATCATCTGGCCGGCAGAACCGATGATTTGTTGCCGGGACCGGCTGCACGTTGA
- a CDS encoding polysaccharide biosynthesis/export family protein: MRDLRAPLICLVAALVLSGCMGRTSPVAGDPGLEPMAYAAPVAYADPAPTREGYNLGPGDKLRVVVYGQEGLTNAYAIDAAGAITMPLIGSVPARGRTPARLAAEITARLRNGFIREPSVAVEIEAYRPFFILGEVQAPGQYPYVPNMTVESAVAIAGGFSPRARRDEVTLTHTDASGAGRFVAPLGTPIGPGDTVFVGERWF, from the coding sequence ATGCGCGATCTGCGCGCTCCCCTTATTTGTCTGGTCGCTGCGCTCGTGCTGTCGGGGTGCATGGGCCGAACGTCGCCGGTCGCCGGCGACCCCGGTCTCGAACCGATGGCGTATGCTGCGCCCGTGGCCTATGCCGATCCCGCACCGACGCGCGAGGGCTATAATCTCGGCCCCGGCGACAAGCTCCGCGTTGTGGTCTATGGCCAGGAAGGGCTCACCAACGCCTATGCGATCGACGCCGCGGGCGCGATCACCATGCCGCTGATCGGCTCGGTGCCGGCGCGCGGCCGCACCCCTGCCAGGCTTGCCGCCGAGATCACCGCACGGCTGCGCAACGGCTTCATCCGCGAGCCGTCGGTCGCGGTCGAGATCGAGGCCTACCGGCCGTTCTTCATCCTCGGCGAGGTCCAGGCCCCCGGCCAGTATCCCTATGTGCCCAACATGACGGTCGAAAGCGCGGTCGCGATCGCCGGCGGCTTCTCGCCGCGCGCCAGGCGCGACGAGGTCACCCTCACCCACACCGATGCATCGGGCGCGGGCCGCTTCGTCGCTCCGCTGGGCACGCCGATCGGCCCGGGTGACACCGTGTTCGTCGGCGAGCGCTGGTTCTGA
- a CDS encoding FAD-dependent oxidoreductase, translating into MTSRPRKALIIGAGIAGPVTAMFLTRAGIETELYEAWPYSTGIGGGLQIAPNGMHVLAELGLADELIRNGSIAESFDFYSQGGKKLGSLNQNMQQRFGQPAVNMCRATLNETLIDKAWASNVSVFFEKKLVKIEDRGDQPVIAYFNDGTTAEGDFVIGADGVHSAVRRHVIPDGPTPFDTGLIGFGGFVPRAVIEKLPIGQRVATTFGQSGFFGYGMCSPDPDTGAMWWSTQPSHGMTAAAYRLQSQDAIRQHLRDFHAGWHAPIPAIIEAAEKIVVTDTLDVATLPTWSRKRTLLIGDAAHATSPHAGQGASLALEDALRLGILMREGQELGMTFQAFEHERRPRAEKIVAIARRNGNSKREFSPTGAWLRDHMLKLLLPVSSKGMDFMYAYDPRAAA; encoded by the coding sequence ATGACCTCTCGTCCCCGTAAAGCTCTGATCATCGGCGCCGGCATCGCAGGCCCTGTCACCGCGATGTTCCTGACCCGCGCCGGAATCGAGACCGAGCTCTATGAAGCCTGGCCCTATTCCACCGGGATCGGCGGCGGGCTGCAGATCGCGCCGAACGGCATGCATGTGCTGGCGGAGCTTGGCCTTGCCGACGAGCTGATCCGCAACGGCTCGATCGCGGAGTCCTTCGACTTCTATTCGCAGGGCGGCAAGAAGCTCGGCTCGCTCAATCAGAACATGCAGCAGCGCTTCGGCCAGCCCGCGGTGAACATGTGCCGCGCGACGTTGAACGAGACGCTGATCGACAAGGCCTGGGCCTCCAACGTCTCGGTGTTCTTCGAGAAGAAGCTGGTGAAAATCGAGGACCGCGGCGACCAGCCCGTCATCGCCTATTTCAACGACGGCACCACCGCCGAGGGCGATTTCGTGATCGGCGCCGACGGCGTGCACTCGGCGGTGCGGCGCCACGTGATCCCTGACGGCCCGACGCCGTTCGACACCGGGCTGATCGGCTTCGGCGGATTCGTGCCCCGCGCGGTGATCGAGAAGCTGCCGATCGGCCAGAGGGTGGCGACCACGTTCGGGCAGAGCGGCTTCTTCGGCTATGGGATGTGCAGCCCCGATCCGGACACGGGCGCGATGTGGTGGAGCACGCAGCCGTCGCACGGCATGACCGCGGCGGCCTACCGGCTGCAGAGCCAGGACGCGATCAGGCAGCATCTGCGCGACTTCCATGCCGGCTGGCACGCGCCGATCCCTGCGATCATCGAAGCCGCCGAGAAGATCGTGGTCACCGACACGCTCGACGTCGCGACGCTGCCAACCTGGTCGCGCAAGCGCACGCTGTTGATCGGCGACGCCGCGCACGCCACCAGCCCGCATGCCGGCCAGGGCGCGTCGCTGGCGCTGGAAGACGCGCTGCGGCTCGGCATCCTGATGCGCGAGGGCCAGGAGCTCGGCATGACGTTCCAGGCCTTCGAGCACGAGCGGCGCCCGCGCGCCGAGAAGATCGTGGCGATCGCCCGCCGCAACGGCAACAGCAAGCGCGAGTTCAGCCCGACCGGTGCCTGGCTGCGCGATCACATGCTGAAGCTGCTGCTGCCGGTGTCGTCCAAGGGCATGGACTTCATGTACGCGTACGATCCGCGGGCGGCAGCGTAG
- a CDS encoding saccharopine dehydrogenase family protein, with translation MSTSKLDIVVYGATGFTGQLVAEYLAAHYRDGSMKWAMAGRSKDKLASVRDAIGAPADTPLIVADAGDAASLKAMLAQTKSVISTVGPYQLYGNELIAACVESGTDYFDLCGEPVWMRQMIDKYEAAAKASGARIVFSCGFDSVPFELGAFFVQEEARRVFGAPAQRVKSRVRDMRGTLSGGTAASAKATFDAVAKDLSLVAILNNPFALTPGFEGPKQPRGSKPAFEEDLHSWTAPFMMALINTRNVHRSNMLMGFPYGKDFVYDEMVLTGPGEKGEANAKRVMALNAEKTGPSAPKPGEGPSKEERENGRYDLLYLAVAPDGRMVRAGVKGDRDPGYGSTSKMISECAICLLRDTPDVAPGFWTPGAAMQHKLIKRLVDHAGLTFEVEK, from the coding sequence ATGTCCACGTCGAAACTCGACATCGTCGTCTACGGTGCGACCGGCTTCACCGGCCAACTCGTCGCCGAATATCTCGCGGCGCATTATCGCGACGGCAGCATGAAATGGGCGATGGCCGGGCGCAGCAAAGACAAGCTCGCCTCGGTACGCGACGCGATCGGCGCGCCTGCCGACACGCCGCTGATCGTTGCCGATGCCGGCGATGCCGCCTCGTTGAAGGCGATGCTGGCGCAAACCAAATCTGTCATCTCGACGGTCGGACCGTATCAGCTCTATGGCAACGAGCTGATCGCGGCCTGCGTGGAAAGCGGCACCGACTATTTCGATCTCTGCGGCGAGCCGGTCTGGATGCGGCAGATGATCGACAAATACGAAGCCGCCGCGAAGGCCAGCGGCGCGCGCATCGTGTTCTCCTGCGGTTTCGACTCGGTGCCGTTCGAACTGGGTGCGTTCTTTGTCCAGGAGGAAGCGAGGCGCGTGTTCGGCGCGCCGGCGCAGCGCGTCAAGAGCCGCGTGCGCGACATGCGCGGTACGCTGTCCGGCGGCACCGCGGCGAGCGCCAAGGCGACGTTCGATGCTGTCGCCAAGGACCTCAGCCTGGTTGCGATCCTCAACAACCCGTTCGCGCTGACGCCGGGCTTCGAGGGGCCGAAGCAGCCGCGCGGCAGCAAGCCGGCCTTTGAGGAGGATCTGCACTCCTGGACCGCGCCGTTCATGATGGCGCTGATTAACACGCGCAACGTCCACCGCTCCAACATGCTGATGGGCTTTCCCTACGGCAAGGACTTCGTCTACGACGAGATGGTCCTGACCGGCCCGGGCGAGAAGGGCGAGGCCAACGCGAAGCGTGTGATGGCGCTCAATGCCGAGAAGACCGGCCCAAGCGCGCCGAAGCCGGGCGAGGGCCCGTCAAAGGAAGAGCGCGAGAACGGCCGCTACGATCTGCTCTATCTCGCGGTCGCGCCCGACGGCCGCATGGTCCGCGCCGGCGTCAAGGGCGATCGCGATCCCGGCTATGGCTCGACCTCGAAGATGATCTCGGAATGCGCGATCTGCCTGTTGCGCGATACGCCCGACGTTGCGCCCGGCTTCTGGACGCCGGGAGCCGCGATGCAGCACAAGCTCATCAAGCGCCTGGTCGATCACGCCGGGCTGACATTCGAGGTCGAGAAGTAA
- a CDS encoding glycosyltransferase family 4 protein, producing MAQDQTQQPPLRILHVVRAPVGGIIRHILDVANGQIERGHHVGIVADSLTGGARADAALAEIEPRLKLGVHRVAIRREPRFADFMVWAHIAGLIRKLKPDVVHGHGAKAGAYVRLRRRSSKVIRVYTPHGGSLHYPLDTWKGRFYSQLERTLMNSTDLFLFESAFARDTYQRTVGKPAGLVRCVFNGVTAEEFEPVPGADDATDVAYVGEFRRIKGADLLIDAVAKLRAEGKPVTLTLGGDGEEFERLKEQVKRLSLGEAVRFIGHVKARYGFSKGNLLVVPSRGDSMPYVVIEAAAAGVPMIAADVGGIPEIFDTHTDALFAPSNAGAMADAIKAALDNPAATTARAARLRERISEHFSQGAMVEGVLAGYRDAFAKR from the coding sequence ATGGCGCAGGATCAAACCCAGCAACCGCCGCTCCGCATCCTGCATGTCGTCCGTGCCCCGGTCGGCGGCATCATTCGTCACATCCTCGACGTCGCCAACGGCCAGATCGAACGCGGCCATCATGTCGGCATCGTCGCCGACAGCCTGACCGGCGGCGCGCGGGCCGACGCGGCGCTTGCCGAGATCGAGCCGCGGCTCAAGCTCGGCGTCCACCGCGTGGCAATACGCCGCGAGCCGCGCTTCGCCGATTTCATGGTCTGGGCCCACATCGCCGGCCTGATCCGCAAGCTGAAACCCGATGTCGTGCACGGGCATGGCGCCAAGGCCGGCGCCTATGTCCGGCTGCGGCGGCGGTCGAGCAAGGTGATCCGGGTCTACACGCCGCATGGCGGCTCGCTGCACTACCCGCTCGACACCTGGAAGGGCCGCTTCTACAGCCAGCTCGAGCGCACCCTGATGAACAGCACCGACCTGTTCCTGTTCGAGAGCGCGTTTGCCCGCGACACCTATCAGCGCACCGTCGGCAAGCCGGCAGGCCTCGTGCGCTGCGTGTTCAACGGCGTCACCGCGGAGGAATTCGAACCGGTCCCCGGCGCCGACGATGCCACCGACGTGGCCTATGTCGGCGAGTTCCGGCGCATCAAGGGCGCCGATCTCCTGATCGACGCGGTGGCGAAGCTGCGCGCCGAAGGCAAGCCGGTGACGCTGACGCTCGGCGGTGACGGCGAGGAATTCGAGCGCCTCAAGGAGCAGGTGAAGCGGCTGTCGCTCGGTGAGGCCGTCCGCTTCATCGGTCACGTCAAGGCGCGCTACGGTTTCTCCAAGGGCAACCTGCTGGTGGTGCCCTCGCGCGGCGATTCGATGCCCTATGTGGTGATCGAGGCTGCCGCTGCCGGCGTTCCGATGATCGCCGCCGACGTCGGCGGCATCCCGGAGATCTTCGATACCCACACCGACGCCCTGTTCGCGCCGAGCAATGCCGGCGCGATGGCCGATGCGATCAAGGCCGCGCTGGACAACCCCGCCGCGACCACGGCGCGCGCCGCGAGACTGCGCGAGCGCATTTCGGAACATTTCTCGCAGGGCGCAATGGTCGAGGGTGTGCTGGCCGGCTACCGCGACGCATTTGCCAAACGTTAA